A single genomic interval of Rhodopseudomonas palustris harbors:
- a CDS encoding benzoate/H(+) symporter BenE family transporter, which translates to MSSRPPPSPVRLGDLTHPIIAGLISVIVNYGGTFILVFQAAKIAGLSPELTASWVWSISIGVGLTGLFLSLRYREPIITAWSTPAAAFLVTALATTPYAEAIGAYTISAAAFVVLGLSGYFEKVIRLIPPGIASGLLAGILLQFGIGAFGGASVDPWLVGLLIAAYVALKRFSARYAVVGILLLGLAFLLTQGRVDLSGLKLVFAAPVFSMPEFSLNALLSVALPLFLITLTGQYMPGMLVLRNDGFKTSANPIVTVTGLGSLIMAPFGSHAFNIAAITAAIATGREAHEDPSKRWIAGIAAGCFYVLVGVFGVTLAAVFMAFPATFITTLAGLALLGTIGGSLAGAMADPSSREAALITFLASAANIKLLGIGGAFWGLLIGGLAYVVLNGRMPYRATTDRRATEAAAK; encoded by the coding sequence ATGTCGTCCCGCCCTCCGCCGTCCCCGGTCCGCCTCGGCGACCTCACCCACCCGATCATCGCCGGCCTGATTTCTGTGATCGTCAACTACGGCGGCACGTTCATCCTGGTGTTTCAGGCCGCCAAGATCGCCGGCCTCAGTCCTGAGCTCACGGCATCGTGGGTCTGGTCGATTTCGATCGGCGTCGGACTAACCGGACTATTCCTGAGCCTCCGCTATCGCGAGCCGATCATCACCGCGTGGTCGACGCCAGCGGCGGCGTTCCTGGTTACAGCTCTGGCGACGACGCCGTATGCAGAGGCGATCGGCGCCTACACGATTTCGGCGGCGGCGTTCGTGGTGCTCGGCCTGTCCGGCTATTTCGAAAAGGTGATCCGTCTGATCCCGCCCGGGATCGCCTCGGGTTTGCTGGCCGGCATTCTGCTGCAGTTCGGCATCGGAGCTTTCGGCGGTGCCAGCGTCGATCCGTGGCTGGTCGGCCTGCTGATCGCCGCCTATGTCGCGTTGAAGCGATTTTCCGCGCGCTACGCCGTGGTCGGCATTCTGCTGCTCGGACTCGCGTTCCTGCTGACGCAAGGCCGTGTCGATTTGTCAGGCCTCAAGCTGGTCTTCGCGGCCCCGGTGTTCAGCATGCCGGAGTTTTCGCTCAACGCGCTATTGTCGGTGGCGTTGCCGCTGTTCCTGATCACGCTCACCGGTCAATACATGCCGGGAATGCTGGTGCTACGGAACGACGGGTTCAAGACCAGCGCCAATCCGATCGTGACCGTCACCGGTTTGGGTTCGCTCATCATGGCGCCGTTCGGCTCGCATGCTTTCAACATCGCGGCGATCACGGCGGCGATCGCCACCGGCCGGGAGGCTCACGAAGACCCTTCCAAGAGATGGATTGCCGGCATCGCGGCGGGCTGTTTCTATGTGCTGGTCGGCGTGTTCGGCGTCACGCTCGCTGCTGTTTTCATGGCATTTCCAGCCACCTTCATCACCACCCTCGCCGGTCTCGCCCTGCTCGGCACCATCGGCGGCAGCCTTGCCGGGGCGATGGCAGACCCGAGCTCGCGCGAGGCGGCATTGATCACGTTCCTGGCGTCGGCCGCCAACATCAAGCTGCTCGGCATAGGCGGCGCATTCTGGGGCCTGCTGATCGGTGGACTCGCCTATGTTGTGCTCAACGGCCGGATGCCTTATCGCGCGACCACGGATCGCCGAGCGACTGAGGCGGCCGCGAAATGA
- a CDS encoding GNAT family N-acetyltransferase gives MRWTANAAGRYLAEATCDSELFLQRAAALGPSAAITPFQSPDWLSTWLKLLGPSVAAEPLLITVRDSFRDEIAMLLPLVVRRVCGVALVEFADLSVSDYNVPLLGPAAPSTPEAAAAAFEAALAAMPDVDVVRLCNLPLTAGGKVNPLALLASTPSSTVRNVTTLPRSWDDYLESRPRKFRKALRQHHRALDALGGVRVRMMTSPGDDTAHLFGKLDQFQRARIAALGKRYVLDRPAYARFYREVFSRGQAMLSVMESSDSVVAVAYSLLHRQSCTTVRLAHAGAEWNRGSPGIVLASEIIRWLIDSGIEQFDLGAGGYDYKKQLGCEPQPLMVLDKALTLKGRMALSAWSTYTGGRSLVQSLTAKAS, from the coding sequence ATGCGATGGACGGCAAATGCCGCCGGCCGCTATCTTGCCGAAGCAACCTGCGACTCCGAACTGTTCCTGCAGCGCGCCGCCGCGCTCGGCCCCTCCGCGGCGATCACCCCGTTTCAGTCTCCCGACTGGCTGAGCACCTGGTTGAAGTTGCTCGGGCCTTCCGTGGCCGCCGAGCCGCTGTTGATTACCGTGCGCGACAGCTTCCGCGACGAGATCGCGATGCTGCTGCCGCTGGTGGTCCGCCGGGTGTGTGGCGTGGCCCTGGTCGAATTCGCCGACCTCTCAGTGTCGGACTACAACGTGCCCCTGCTCGGCCCCGCTGCGCCGTCGACGCCGGAAGCGGCTGCGGCGGCTTTCGAAGCCGCGTTGGCGGCGATGCCAGACGTCGACGTGGTGCGTCTGTGCAACCTGCCGCTGACCGCGGGCGGCAAGGTCAATCCGTTGGCGCTGCTGGCGTCGACCCCGTCCTCAACAGTGCGCAATGTCACCACGCTGCCGCGCTCGTGGGACGATTATCTCGAGTCGCGTCCGCGCAAATTCCGCAAGGCGCTACGCCAGCATCATCGCGCGCTCGACGCGCTCGGCGGCGTGCGGGTTCGGATGATGACCTCGCCGGGCGACGACACCGCACATCTGTTCGGCAAGCTCGATCAGTTTCAGCGCGCGCGGATCGCCGCGCTCGGCAAGCGCTATGTACTCGACCGACCGGCCTATGCGCGGTTCTATCGCGAGGTGTTTTCGCGCGGACAGGCGATGCTGTCGGTGATGGAATCCAGCGACTCTGTGGTTGCGGTCGCCTACAGCCTGCTGCATCGACAGAGCTGCACGACGGTGCGGCTCGCGCACGCCGGCGCAGAATGGAACCGCGGATCGCCCGGAATCGTGCTGGCGAGCGAGATCATCCGCTGGCTGATCGACAGCGGCATCGAACAATTCGATCTCGGCGCCGGAGGCTACGACTACAAGAAGCAGCTCGGCTGCGAGCCGCAGCCGCTTATGGTTTTGGATAAGGCGCTGACGCTGAAAGGCCGAATGGCACTGTCGGCGTGGTCGACCTATACGGGCGGTCGCTCGCTGGTTCAGTCGTTGACGGCGAAGGCGTCGTAA
- a CDS encoding PLP-dependent aminotransferase family protein, which translates to MFKHSQLESVKAWVAHPAHAAMPLHARVQRAIRQLIVDGVLGAGKPLPASRALAQSLGVSRDTIEVAYGQLHAEGFIERRVGSGSFVAEVTEFAPGRRLSQRDALLRSQAPKLSKRGTAMFGSGGIREQLLPRPFVHGVPEARTFPLPLWERLERQVRKELGAQTLLHCDPQGTEPLRRAIADYVNLERGARASADRVLVLTSSQQALSLCANMLLDPGDRVFIEDPAYYGARKAFDAAGLECVPIPVDRQGLVVDQITAQPRRAKAVFLTPSHQFPTGATLALDRRLALIEWAARHQTWIIEDDYDSEFHYAGKPTACVQGLDPHDRTVYIGTFTKSLFPGLRIGYVVLPPQLVKPMTVARTLLDGHSASMAQLTLARFMEGGHFGAHVRTMRGVYAQRLDVLVRLVRKYLSGFVEPRVPVGGLQLPCVLTCDLAERVAVDAAQRVGIELLGLSGLHHARDGEAGFLMGFAAYTPLEIEGAVRKLAKALRAAAKS; encoded by the coding sequence TTGTTCAAACACTCGCAGCTCGAATCCGTCAAAGCCTGGGTGGCGCATCCGGCCCACGCGGCGATGCCGTTGCACGCACGGGTTCAGCGCGCCATCCGTCAACTGATCGTCGACGGTGTGCTGGGGGCAGGCAAGCCGCTGCCCGCCTCGCGTGCGCTTGCTCAATCGCTTGGCGTGTCGCGCGATACGATCGAGGTCGCCTATGGCCAACTGCATGCCGAGGGCTTCATCGAGCGGCGTGTGGGGAGCGGCAGCTTCGTCGCGGAGGTGACGGAGTTCGCGCCGGGCCGCCGCCTGTCGCAGCGGGACGCGCTGCTGCGCAGCCAGGCGCCGAAGCTCAGCAAGCGCGGGACCGCGATGTTCGGCAGCGGCGGCATTCGCGAGCAGTTGTTGCCGAGGCCGTTCGTCCACGGTGTGCCGGAAGCGCGGACGTTTCCGCTTCCGCTGTGGGAGCGACTGGAACGCCAAGTCCGCAAGGAGCTGGGCGCGCAGACCCTGCTACACTGCGATCCGCAGGGCACCGAGCCGCTACGCCGCGCCATTGCCGACTACGTCAACCTCGAACGCGGCGCCCGCGCCTCGGCGGATCGGGTTCTGGTGCTCACCAGTTCGCAGCAGGCGCTGTCGCTGTGCGCGAATATGCTGCTCGATCCCGGCGATCGTGTCTTCATCGAAGATCCGGCCTATTACGGCGCGCGCAAAGCGTTCGATGCCGCAGGTCTGGAGTGCGTTCCGATTCCGGTCGACCGTCAGGGCCTCGTCGTCGACCAGATCACGGCCCAGCCGCGCCGGGCCAAGGCGGTGTTCCTCACGCCCTCTCACCAGTTTCCGACCGGCGCGACGCTGGCGCTGGATCGCCGCCTCGCATTGATTGAATGGGCGGCGCGACATCAGACCTGGATCATCGAAGACGATTACGACAGCGAATTCCACTACGCCGGCAAGCCGACCGCTTGCGTGCAAGGTCTCGATCCGCACGACCGGACCGTCTACATCGGCACCTTCACCAAATCGCTGTTTCCGGGCTTGCGGATCGGCTACGTCGTCTTGCCGCCGCAGCTCGTGAAGCCGATGACGGTCGCGCGCACGCTGCTGGATGGTCACAGCGCCTCGATGGCGCAACTGACGCTGGCCCGGTTCATGGAGGGCGGACATTTCGGCGCGCATGTTCGCACGATGCGCGGCGTCTATGCCCAGCGCCTGGATGTCCTCGTCCGCCTCGTCCGCAAATATCTGTCTGGATTCGTCGAGCCGCGCGTTCCGGTCGGCGGCCTACAACTTCCCTGCGTGCTGACCTGCGACCTTGCGGAGCGTGTCGCTGTCGACGCCGCGCAGCGTGTCGGGATCGAGTTGCTCGGTCTGTCTGGATTGCATCACGCGCGCGACGGGGAGGCCGGCTTCCTGATGGGCTTTGCTGCGTACACGCCGCTCGAGATCGAAGGCGCCGTGAGGAAGCTCGCCAAAGCGCTTCGGGCGGCTGCGAAATCCTAA
- a CDS encoding ATP-dependent helicase, translating to MSLPAPILDGLNPEQRCAVEHGAGPAPCPPLLVIAGAGSGKTNTLAHRVAHLVVGGADPYRILLMTFSRRAAAEMTRRVERIARKVLGDRSSALSGGLHWAGTFHGIGARLLRDYAERIGLDPGFTIHDREDSADLMNLVRHDLGFSRTDSRFPAKATCLSIYSRCVNAGQPLDVVLGANYPWCAGWAAELKQLFAAYVEAKQRHNVLDYDDLLLYWAQVMEEPAFAEEISGRFDHVLVDEYQDTNALQARVLLALKPNGAGLTVVGDDAQAIYSFRAATVRNILDFPKAFDPPARVVTLDRNYRSTQAILSAANGVIDLARERFTKNLWTDRAEGSRPLLVGVRDEADQARYIVERVLDAREGGATLKQQAVLFRTSSHSAPLELELTRRNIPFVKFGGLKFLDAAHVKDMLALLRFVQNPRDRVAGFRVMLLMQGVGPASAQKALDAMTAAADPLGALTALPAPPRAAADWRGFVAAVQELRSGDAGWPTELERALIWYAPHLDRIHEDAETRRADLVQLAQIASGYPSRERFLTELTLDPPDATSDQAGVPTLDDDYLILSTIHSAKGQEWKQVFVLNVVDGCMPSDLGTGTSAEIEEERRLLYVAMTRAKDDLHLVVPQRFFTHGQNAQGDRHVYAARTRFIPERLLPLFERTSWPRVTPEAAAAAQRGPRIDINSRMRRMWT from the coding sequence GTGTCCTTGCCCGCTCCGATCCTCGATGGCCTCAATCCCGAGCAGCGCTGCGCCGTCGAGCACGGCGCGGGGCCGGCGCCCTGCCCGCCGCTACTCGTGATCGCCGGCGCCGGCAGCGGTAAGACCAACACGCTGGCGCACCGGGTTGCGCATCTCGTCGTCGGCGGTGCCGACCCGTATCGCATCCTGCTGATGACGTTCTCGCGCCGCGCTGCCGCCGAGATGACCCGCCGGGTCGAGCGGATCGCCCGCAAGGTGCTCGGCGACCGCTCATCGGCGCTGAGCGGCGGCCTGCACTGGGCCGGCACCTTCCACGGCATCGGCGCCCGGCTGCTGCGCGACTATGCCGAGCGGATCGGGCTCGATCCAGGTTTCACCATCCACGATCGGGAAGACTCTGCCGATCTGATGAACCTGGTCCGCCACGACCTCGGCTTCTCCAGGACCGACAGCCGGTTTCCGGCCAAGGCGACTTGCCTGTCGATCTACTCGCGCTGCGTCAATGCCGGCCAGCCGCTCGATGTCGTGCTCGGCGCCAACTACCCGTGGTGCGCCGGCTGGGCCGCCGAGCTGAAGCAACTATTCGCGGCCTATGTCGAAGCCAAGCAACGCCACAACGTGCTCGATTACGACGACCTGCTGCTGTACTGGGCGCAGGTGATGGAGGAGCCGGCTTTCGCCGAAGAGATCAGCGGCCGGTTCGATCACGTGCTGGTGGACGAGTATCAGGACACGAACGCCCTGCAGGCGCGGGTGCTACTGGCGCTCAAGCCCAACGGCGCCGGATTGACCGTGGTCGGCGACGACGCGCAGGCGATCTACTCGTTCCGCGCCGCCACGGTGCGCAACATCCTCGACTTCCCGAAGGCCTTCGATCCGCCCGCTCGCGTCGTCACGCTGGACCGCAACTATCGCTCGACCCAGGCGATCCTGTCGGCCGCCAATGGCGTGATCGATCTGGCACGCGAGCGTTTCACCAAGAACCTATGGACCGATCGGGCCGAAGGTTCGCGGCCGCTGCTGGTCGGCGTCCGCGACGAAGCCGATCAGGCGCGCTACATCGTCGAGCGGGTGCTCGATGCCCGCGAGGGCGGCGCGACGCTGAAGCAGCAGGCGGTGCTGTTCCGCACCTCGTCGCATTCCGCTCCGCTGGAGCTCGAGCTGACCCGGCGCAACATCCCGTTCGTCAAATTCGGCGGGCTGAAGTTTCTCGACGCCGCGCACGTCAAGGACATGCTGGCGCTGCTGCGCTTCGTGCAGAACCCGCGCGACCGCGTCGCCGGATTCCGGGTGATGCTGCTGATGCAGGGCGTCGGCCCGGCGTCGGCGCAGAAGGCGCTGGATGCAATGACGGCCGCGGCCGACCCGCTCGGCGCCCTCACCGCGCTGCCCGCCCCGCCGCGCGCCGCCGCCGACTGGCGCGGCTTCGTCGCGGCGGTACAGGAGCTGCGCAGCGGCGATGCCGGCTGGCCGACCGAACTTGAGCGCGCGCTGATCTGGTACGCGCCGCATCTCGATCGCATCCACGAGGACGCCGAAACCCGCAGGGCCGACCTCGTGCAGCTCGCGCAGATCGCCTCGGGCTATCCGTCGCGCGAGCGCTTCCTCACCGAATTGACGCTCGATCCGCCGGACGCGACGTCCGATCAGGCCGGCGTGCCGACGCTCGACGACGACTATCTGATCCTGTCGACGATCCATTCCGCCAAAGGCCAGGAATGGAAGCAGGTGTTCGTGCTCAACGTCGTCGATGGCTGCATGCCGTCCGACCTCGGCACCGGTACCTCGGCCGAGATCGAGGAAGAGCGCCGCCTGCTCTATGTGGCGATGACGCGGGCGAAAGACGATCTGCACCTGGTGGTGCCACAGCGGTTCTTCACCCACGGCCAGAACGCCCAAGGCGACCGCCACGTCTATGCGGCCCGCACCCGGTTCATTCCCGAGCGGCTGCTGCCGCTGTTCGAACGCACCAGCTGGCCGCGCGTCACGCCCGAAGCCGCAGCGGCGGCGCAGCGCGGTCCGCGTATCGACATCAACTCGCGGATGCGGCGGATGTGGACCTGA
- the nthA gene encoding nitrile hydratase subunit alpha, which produces MADHEHHHHDHDHDHSDLSETELRVRALETILTEKGYVDPAALDELIETYETKVGPRNGAQVVAKAWSDPAYRERLLHDATAAIAELGYTGRQGEHIVAVENTPATHNMVVCTLCSCYPWPVLGLPPVWYKSAPYRSRVVKEPRAVLAEFGVTLPQDTAIRVWDSTAEIRYLVIPMRPDGSDDLSEGQLADLVTRDSMIGTGLARTPAEITA; this is translated from the coding sequence ATGGCCGACCATGAGCATCATCACCACGACCACGATCACGACCATTCCGACTTGTCGGAGACCGAGCTGCGGGTGCGCGCGCTCGAAACCATCCTCACCGAGAAGGGCTATGTCGATCCCGCCGCACTCGATGAGCTGATCGAGACCTACGAGACCAAGGTCGGCCCGCGCAACGGCGCCCAAGTGGTCGCCAAGGCCTGGAGCGATCCGGCGTATCGCGAGCGGCTGCTGCACGACGCCACCGCGGCGATCGCGGAGCTCGGCTACACCGGCCGCCAGGGCGAACACATCGTCGCGGTCGAGAATACGCCGGCCACCCACAACATGGTCGTGTGCACGCTGTGCTCCTGCTACCCGTGGCCGGTGCTCGGCCTACCGCCGGTCTGGTACAAATCGGCGCCGTATCGATCGCGCGTGGTCAAGGAGCCGCGCGCGGTGCTAGCCGAATTCGGCGTGACGCTGCCGCAGGACACGGCGATCCGGGTGTGGGATTCGACCGCCGAGATCCGTTACCTGGTGATTCCGATGCGCCCAGACGGCAGCGACGATCTCAGCGAAGGTCAGCTCGCCGACCTCGTCACTCGCGACAGCATGATCGGCACAGGCCTTGCTCGCACGCCTGCAGAGATCACGGCATGA
- a CDS encoding DUF3471 domain-containing protein: MVNVSERPLPPLPRRTESVTQASDLISSPCRGFMMRDFRDAKAMVQTLREAIKPKAELTRSESLELIAKVLGCQNWNVLSAAVQSAGEPTRSSGREEVRLDAAILDRYVGFYELANQGVMTISRESGRLVSRLSGQPGVPLFADSPTRFFAKVVDAQISFVTDASGVAQSLVLHQNGLDIPMPRINADEARRIEQQLAEKLTSHRPSAGTEDALRRLIDGIRSGQPCYDEMTEALANATRQQLAKLHEEIGEAGAVRSVGFVGVGNGGVDVYLVQHERRPLYWRIGLDGRGAISTAWVAPGL; the protein is encoded by the coding sequence ATGGTGAACGTATCGGAGCGACCCTTGCCCCCTTTGCCGAGGCGAACGGAGTCAGTAACGCAAGCATCTGACCTGATCAGTTCGCCCTGCAGAGGGTTCATGATGCGCGATTTCCGCGACGCAAAGGCCATGGTGCAGACGCTGCGCGAGGCCATCAAGCCGAAAGCCGAACTCACCCGAAGTGAGAGTCTGGAGCTGATCGCCAAGGTTCTGGGCTGCCAGAACTGGAATGTGCTGTCGGCTGCGGTTCAGTCCGCCGGGGAGCCGACGCGAAGCTCCGGGCGCGAGGAAGTTCGGCTCGATGCCGCAATCCTGGATCGCTACGTCGGCTTCTACGAGCTCGCCAATCAGGGCGTGATGACGATCAGCCGCGAAAGCGGACGGCTGGTGTCGCGACTGAGCGGGCAGCCGGGCGTGCCGCTGTTCGCGGACAGCCCGACGCGGTTCTTTGCCAAGGTCGTCGACGCCCAGATCAGCTTCGTGACGGATGCTTCGGGCGTGGCACAATCGCTGGTGCTACATCAGAACGGCCTCGATATTCCGATGCCGCGTATCAATGCGGACGAGGCTCGGCGCATCGAACAGCAGCTCGCTGAGAAACTGACCAGTCATCGGCCGAGCGCCGGCACGGAAGACGCGCTGCGCCGACTTATCGACGGAATCCGCAGTGGTCAGCCGTGCTACGACGAGATGACGGAAGCGCTGGCCAACGCCACCAGACAGCAACTGGCAAAGTTGCACGAGGAGATCGGCGAGGCCGGAGCGGTTCGTTCGGTCGGGTTTGTCGGCGTCGGCAACGGCGGCGTTGATGTCTATCTGGTGCAGCACGAGCGGCGGCCGCTGTACTGGCGGATAGGCCTCGATGGTCGCGGTGCGATTTCGACCGCGTGGGTCGCGCCGGGGCTTTAG
- a CDS encoding nitrile hydratase accessory protein encodes MSSQSEAAAIAAHSVPGLPRDDDGPVFREPWEAHAFAMAVTLHGRGLFTWPEWAAALSAEIRRAQADGDPDCGDTYYRHWLATLEQMVATKGVASLETQHRYRDAWDRAADRTPHGRPIELQPGDFPQSEAFSAAESPPR; translated from the coding sequence ATGAGCAGCCAGTCCGAGGCTGCGGCGATCGCCGCGCACAGCGTGCCGGGCCTGCCGCGCGACGATGACGGCCCGGTATTCCGCGAGCCCTGGGAAGCCCATGCGTTTGCGATGGCGGTGACGCTGCATGGCCGCGGCCTGTTCACCTGGCCAGAATGGGCGGCGGCGCTCTCCGCCGAGATCCGCCGAGCCCAAGCTGACGGCGATCCCGACTGCGGCGACACCTATTATCGCCATTGGCTCGCGACGCTGGAACAGATGGTCGCAACCAAGGGTGTCGCCAGCCTCGAGACCCAGCATCGGTACCGCGACGCCTGGGACCGCGCCGCCGATCGCACGCCGCACGGCCGTCCGATCGAGCTGCAGCCGGGGGATTTTCCACAGTCAGAGGCGTTTTCGGCGGCAGAGTCACCGCCGCGTTAA
- a CDS encoding collagen-like protein has translation MARRSILVGAAILAMTSGAASALEIDTLAIESGKLVITGKTTKAGQEVEVVGTGDKAKSSSSRRFKFSLSDAPETCKLDLKSGTETLTGLLVANCGPRGPKGEAGAAGAPGPAGPAGPAGPAGPAGSKGDAGPAGPAGPAGPSGPSGATGPAGPKGEAGEAAPKN, from the coding sequence ATGGCAAGACGATCCATTCTGGTCGGAGCCGCGATCCTGGCGATGACCTCCGGCGCAGCCTCGGCGCTGGAGATCGACACGCTGGCGATCGAGAGCGGCAAGCTGGTGATCACCGGCAAGACCACCAAGGCCGGCCAGGAGGTCGAGGTCGTCGGCACAGGCGACAAGGCCAAGAGCTCGTCATCGCGCCGTTTCAAATTCTCGCTGTCGGACGCCCCCGAGACTTGCAAGCTCGACCTGAAGTCGGGCACCGAAACCTTGACCGGCCTGCTCGTTGCCAATTGCGGACCGCGTGGTCCGAAGGGTGAAGCGGGCGCTGCAGGCGCCCCTGGCCCGGCCGGCCCCGCTGGTCCTGCAGGCCCGGCGGGTCCCGCCGGTTCGAAGGGTGATGCTGGTCCTGCCGGTCCCGCGGGCCCTGCCGGCCCGTCTGGTCCCTCAGGCGCCACCGGCCCCGCCGGCCCGAAGGGTGAAGCTGGCGAAGCCGCGCCGAAGAACTGA
- the nthB gene encoding nitrile hydratase subunit beta: protein MNGAHDMGGMDGFGPIVIEANEPLFHAAWERRAFALTLAMGRPGGWNIDMSRFARENRAPIDYLSKSYYQLWLAGLEVLMAERGLVTADEIAAGRPLHPRRDVQVLTAADVTPMLARGAPTERDAAAPARFGVGDRVRAKDLHPRTHIRLPRYVRGRIGTIELVHGAHVFPDSHAHGGGEQPQWLYTVAFEARELWGDDADPTSRVSVDAWDSYLERA, encoded by the coding sequence ATGAACGGCGCACACGACATGGGCGGCATGGACGGGTTCGGGCCAATTGTGATTGAGGCCAATGAGCCGTTGTTTCACGCCGCATGGGAGCGCCGCGCCTTCGCGCTGACGCTGGCGATGGGACGGCCCGGTGGCTGGAACATCGACATGTCGCGGTTCGCCCGCGAGAACCGCGCGCCGATCGATTATCTCTCGAAGAGCTACTATCAGCTCTGGCTCGCTGGCCTCGAAGTGCTGATGGCCGAGCGCGGCCTCGTCACCGCCGACGAGATCGCCGCGGGTCGCCCGCTGCATCCGCGCAGGGACGTCCAGGTGCTGACCGCTGCGGACGTTACGCCGATGCTGGCACGCGGCGCACCAACCGAACGCGACGCTGCGGCCCCTGCCCGGTTCGGCGTCGGCGATCGCGTCCGTGCCAAGGACCTGCATCCACGAACCCATATCCGCCTGCCGCGCTACGTGCGCGGCCGGATCGGCACCATCGAACTGGTACACGGCGCGCACGTGTTTCCGGACAGCCACGCGCATGGCGGCGGCGAGCAGCCGCAATGGCTTTACACGGTGGCGTTCGAGGCACGCGAATTGTGGGGCGACGATGCCGACCCGACATCGCGTGTCTCGGTCGATGCCTGGGACTCCTATCTGGAGCGCGCGTGA
- a CDS encoding YdhR family protein translates to MITTVVQFHMATPISLEEAKKRFESSAPKYQKLPGLIRKYYIRSEDGTTAGGIYLWENREAAEAVYGGEWRARVAALYGAEPVMSWFDSPVIVDNADGGTITTSAAA, encoded by the coding sequence ATGATCACCACCGTCGTGCAGTTTCACATGGCGACGCCGATCAGCCTGGAGGAGGCAAAGAAGCGGTTCGAGAGCAGCGCGCCGAAATACCAGAAGCTGCCGGGCCTGATCCGCAAATATTACATTCGCTCCGAGGACGGCACGACCGCCGGAGGCATCTATCTGTGGGAGAACCGCGAGGCCGCCGAAGCCGTGTATGGCGGCGAATGGCGCGCCCGCGTCGCAGCATTGTACGGCGCCGAGCCGGTGATGAGCTGGTTCGACAGCCCGGTGATCGTCGACAACGCCGACGGCGGCACCATCACCACCAGCGCGGCGGCGTGA
- the pdxY gene encoding pyridoxal kinase has protein sequence MNHETAPMTTSIISIQSQVVHGHVGNSAAVLPMQAHGLNVAAVPTTLLSNHPGLGSTRGRVLDAELVGELLRGIEERGLIETSRYIVSGYLGSRANGEVVAAFVKRARQLNPAITYICDPVMGDSHVGVFVPDPVAACICNELVPLADLLTPNHFEAGLIAGHPLATWPELEAAVDKMLAWRGARVVVTSCRLADTPDDSLENIVVEGGTSTRLPSPRLELAAAGTGDLYTGLLTAGLARNLPLVDAARRAAAIVLDVLKRTMAAGEREMQLASVIDALNPALGQPTR, from the coding sequence ATGAACCACGAGACAGCGCCGATGACGACTTCTATCATCTCGATCCAAAGCCAGGTCGTGCACGGCCACGTCGGCAACAGCGCTGCCGTGCTGCCGATGCAGGCGCACGGGCTGAACGTGGCGGCGGTGCCGACGACGCTGCTCTCCAATCATCCGGGCCTCGGGAGCACGCGCGGCCGGGTGTTGGACGCCGAACTGGTCGGCGAATTGCTGCGCGGGATCGAAGAACGCGGGCTGATCGAGACCAGCCGCTACATCGTGTCCGGCTATCTTGGCTCCCGCGCCAACGGCGAGGTGGTGGCTGCCTTCGTCAAGCGAGCCCGACAACTCAATCCCGCCATCACCTATATCTGCGATCCGGTGATGGGAGATTCCCATGTCGGGGTGTTCGTGCCCGATCCGGTTGCCGCGTGCATCTGCAACGAACTCGTCCCGCTCGCTGATCTGCTGACGCCCAACCATTTCGAGGCCGGACTGATCGCGGGCCACCCGCTGGCGACATGGCCCGAGCTCGAGGCCGCGGTCGACAAGATGCTGGCTTGGCGGGGCGCCCGTGTCGTCGTCACCAGTTGCAGGCTGGCAGATACGCCCGACGACTCGCTGGAGAACATCGTGGTCGAGGGCGGGACCTCGACCCGACTGCCCTCGCCCCGCCTGGAGCTAGCGGCGGCGGGGACGGGCGATCTCTACACCGGCCTTCTCACCGCTGGGCTCGCCCGCAATCTCCCTCTCGTCGATGCGGCCCGACGCGCCGCCGCCATTGTGCTCGACGTGTTGAAGCGCACCATGGCCGCCGGCGAACGCGAAATGCAGCTTGCCAGCGTCATCGACGCACTGAACCCCGCCCTGGGCCAGCCCACTCGATAA